A genomic segment from Aegilops tauschii subsp. strangulata cultivar AL8/78 chromosome 1, Aet v6.0, whole genome shotgun sequence encodes:
- the LOC109773613 gene encoding probable protein ABIL4, producing the protein MQQQQEEQQPARRRRSPGGWEGATVDEASMERSKSFVKALQELKNLRPQLYSASEYCEKSYLNTHQKQMVLDNLKDYAVRAVVNAVDHLGTVAYKLTDLFEQQASEISTFELKVARLNQQIFTCQIYVDKEGSRQQQMMGASMKHHKHYILPSTGYKRTQAVAHLGTDTNQESQPRPYPSAKTLSWHLASDNSPSANGAHKPTFILDDTIPSKLASDGSHLLGKELPASPVRRPLQLNQNTKSDIAQKVGAKDLSAFSSFDRPTGREIQKAPASTKSVLASLFIKHKSAKMKSISAR; encoded by the exons atgcagcagcagcaggaggagcagcagccggcgcggcggcggcggagcccgGGGGGCTGGGAGGGGGCCACGGTGGACGAGGCCTCCATGGAGCGCAGCAAGAGCTTCGTCAAGGCCCTGCAG GAGCTCAAGAACCTGCGGCCGCAGCTCTACTCCGCCTCCGAGTACTGCGAGAAGTCCTACCTCAACACCCACCAGAAGCAGAT GGTGCTGGACAACCTGAAAGACTACGCGGTGCGGGCCGTTGTCAATGCCGTCGACCACCTGGGCACCGTGGCCTACAAACTGACGGACCTGTTCGAGCAGCAGGCTTCCGAGATCTCGACCTTCGAGCTCAAGGTTGCACGCTTGAACCAG CAAATCTTCAcctgccaaatctatgtggacaAAGAAGGCTCCAGGCAGCAGCAAATGATGGGGGCGAGTATGAAGCACCACAAGCACTACATCCTACCAT CTACtggttataagagaactcaggcTGTCGCGCACCTGGGAACAGACACTAATCAGGAATCACAGCCTAGACCTTACCCCTCAG CAAAGACACTTTCCTGGCATCTGGCGTCAGACAATAGCCCTTCAGCAAATGGAGCACATAAACCTACATTCAT CCTAGATGACACGATACCGTCCAAACTCGCATCAGATGGTTCGCATCTTCTTG GTAAGGAGTTGCCCGCTTCTCCCGTGCGTAGGCCTCTGCAACTTAACCAGAATACCAAATCCGACATCGCACAAAAGGTTGGCGCAAAG GATCTGTCGGCGTTTAGTTCTTTCGACAGGCCTACAGGGCGTGAAATCCAAAAGGCTCCTGCCAGCACTAAGAGCGTGCTAGCATCTCTATTTATCAAGCACAAGTCAGCAAAGATGAAAAGTATCTCAGCTCGATGA
- the LOC109773612 gene encoding calcium-dependent protein kinase 15 isoform X1 — protein MGGRASRQRADQPPPQQAPKQPNWPRPRHRRPPQTPSPPPPPQHPQPQPPPQPPLPPDIGRVLGRPMEDVRATYTFGRELGRGQFGVTYLATHKSTGSRYACKSIAARKLARADDVEDARREVQIMHHLTGHRSIVELRGAYEDRHSVNLVMELCEGGELFDRIIARGHYSERAAATLCREVVSVVHSCHSMGVMHRDLKPENFLFLNKREDSPLKATDFGLSVFFKPGEQFRDLVGSAYYVAPEVLKRRYGAEADIWSAGVILYILLSGVPPFWAENEEGIFDAVLKGHIDFSSDPWPSISNGAKDLVKRMLRQDPKERLTAAEILNHPWIREDGEAPDKPLDITVISRMKQFRAMNKLKKVALKIVAESLSEEEIVGLREMFKSLDTDNSGTITLDELRAGLPKLGTKITESEIRQLMEAADVDGNGTIDYVEFISATMHMNRLEKEDHIFKAFEYFDKDHSGYITVDELEEALKKYDMGDEATIKDIIAEVDTDHDGKINYQEFVAMMKNNSPEIVPNRRRLF, from the exons ATGGGCGGCCGCGCCTCCCGCCAGCGCGCCGACCAGCCGCCCCCTCAGCAGGCCCCCAAGCAGCCCAACTGGCCCcggccgcgccaccgccgcccgccCCAAACCCCgtctcccccaccccctccccagCACCCCCAACCCCAACCCCCACCCCAACCCCCGCTCCCCCCCGACATCGGCCGCGTCCTAGGCCGGCCGATGGAGGACGTCCGCGCCACCTACACCTTCGGCCGCGAGCTGGGCCGGGGCCAGTTCGGCGTCACCTACCTGGCCACCCACAAGTCCACGGGCTCCCGCTACGCCTGCAAGTCCATCGCCGCCCGCAAGCTGGCCCGCGCCGACGACGTGGAGGACGCGCGCAGGGAGGTGCAGATCATGCACCACCTCACGGGCCACCGCAGCATCGTCGAGCTGCGCGGCGCCTACGAGGACCGCCACTCCGTCAACCTCGTCATGGAGCTCTGCGAGGGCGGGGAGCTCTTCGACCGCATCATCGCCCGGGGCCACTACTCCGAGCGCGCCGCCGCCACGCTCTGCCGCGAGGTTGTTAGTGTTGTGCATAGCTGCCACTCCATGGGGGTCATGCACCGCGACCTCAAGCCCGAGAACTTTCTGTTTTTGAATAAGAGGGAGGATTCCCCGCTCAAGGCCACCGATTTCGGGCTCTCCGTCTTCTTCAAGCCCG GCGAGCAGTTCAGGGATCTTGTTGGGAGTGCATACTATGTGGCTCCAGAGGTGCTGAAGCGGCGATATGGAGCCGAGGCCGACATTTGGAGTGCTGGAGTGATCCTCTACATTCTGCTCTCCGGCGTTCCTCCTTTCTGGGCAG AGAATGAAGAAGGTATATTTGATGCTGTTCTGAAAGGTCACATTGATTTCTCGTCTGATCCCTGGCCATCGATTTCAAATGGGGCTAAAGACTTGGTCAAGAGGATGCTACGGCAGGACCCCAAGGAGCGGCTCACGGCTGCGGAAATATTGA ATCATCCATGGATCAGAGAGGATGGAGAGGCCCCAGACAAACCACTTGATATTACAGTGATCAGTAGAATGAAGCAGTTCAGGGCGATGAACAAGCTTAAGAAGGTTGCCTTGAAG ATTGTTGCAGAGAGCTTGTCAGAGGAAGAGATCGTGGGCTTAAGAGAAATGTTCAAGTCCCTGGATACTGATAACAGTGGGACAATTACTCTTGATGAACTAAGGGCTGGCTTACCAAAGCTTGGGACCAAAATTACTGAATCAGAAATAAGACAGTTAATGGAGGCG GCTGATGTTGATGGAAATGGGACCATTGATTATGTTGAATTCATATCGGCAACAATGCACATGAATAGACTAGAGAAGGAAGACCACATATTTAAAGCATTTGAATACTTTGACAAGGACCACAGCGG GTACATAACAGTTGATGAGTTGGAGGAAGCTCTGAAGAAGTATGATATGGGTGATGAGGCAACAATTAAAGATATCATTGCTGAAGTGGATACAGATCAT GATGGGAAAATTAACTACCAGGAGTTTGTTGCGATGATGAAGAACAACAGTCCAGAGATTGTTCCAAATCGACGCCGCCTATTTTAA
- the LOC109773612 gene encoding calcium-dependent protein kinase 15 isoform X2, with amino-acid sequence MDISPPPPPPPPPPPHLPLHSPLRRHSPRRPPTARRHGRPRLPPARRPAAPSAGPQFGVTYLATHKSTGSRYACKSIAARKLARADDVEDARREVQIMHHLTGHRSIVELRGAYEDRHSVNLVMELCEGGELFDRIIARGHYSERAAATLCREVVSVVHSCHSMGVMHRDLKPENFLFLNKREDSPLKATDFGLSVFFKPGEQFRDLVGSAYYVAPEVLKRRYGAEADIWSAGVILYILLSGVPPFWAENEEGIFDAVLKGHIDFSSDPWPSISNGAKDLVKRMLRQDPKERLTAAEILNHPWIREDGEAPDKPLDITVISRMKQFRAMNKLKKVALKIVAESLSEEEIVGLREMFKSLDTDNSGTITLDELRAGLPKLGTKITESEIRQLMEAADVDGNGTIDYVEFISATMHMNRLEKEDHIFKAFEYFDKDHSGYITVDELEEALKKYDMGDEATIKDIIAEVDTDHDGKINYQEFVAMMKNNSPEIVPNRRRLF; translated from the exons ATGGACatctctccccctcctcccccacccccaccaccaccaccacacctcCCACTCCACTCCCCGCTCCGCCGCCACTCCCCCCGCCGACCCCCCACCGCTCGCCGTCATGGGCGGCCGCGCCTCCCGCCAGCGCGCCGACCAGCCGCCCCCTCAGCAGGCCCCCAA TTCGGCGTCACCTACCTGGCCACCCACAAGTCCACGGGCTCCCGCTACGCCTGCAAGTCCATCGCCGCCCGCAAGCTGGCCCGCGCCGACGACGTGGAGGACGCGCGCAGGGAGGTGCAGATCATGCACCACCTCACGGGCCACCGCAGCATCGTCGAGCTGCGCGGCGCCTACGAGGACCGCCACTCCGTCAACCTCGTCATGGAGCTCTGCGAGGGCGGGGAGCTCTTCGACCGCATCATCGCCCGGGGCCACTACTCCGAGCGCGCCGCCGCCACGCTCTGCCGCGAGGTTGTTAGTGTTGTGCATAGCTGCCACTCCATGGGGGTCATGCACCGCGACCTCAAGCCCGAGAACTTTCTGTTTTTGAATAAGAGGGAGGATTCCCCGCTCAAGGCCACCGATTTCGGGCTCTCCGTCTTCTTCAAGCCCG GCGAGCAGTTCAGGGATCTTGTTGGGAGTGCATACTATGTGGCTCCAGAGGTGCTGAAGCGGCGATATGGAGCCGAGGCCGACATTTGGAGTGCTGGAGTGATCCTCTACATTCTGCTCTCCGGCGTTCCTCCTTTCTGGGCAG AGAATGAAGAAGGTATATTTGATGCTGTTCTGAAAGGTCACATTGATTTCTCGTCTGATCCCTGGCCATCGATTTCAAATGGGGCTAAAGACTTGGTCAAGAGGATGCTACGGCAGGACCCCAAGGAGCGGCTCACGGCTGCGGAAATATTGA ATCATCCATGGATCAGAGAGGATGGAGAGGCCCCAGACAAACCACTTGATATTACAGTGATCAGTAGAATGAAGCAGTTCAGGGCGATGAACAAGCTTAAGAAGGTTGCCTTGAAG ATTGTTGCAGAGAGCTTGTCAGAGGAAGAGATCGTGGGCTTAAGAGAAATGTTCAAGTCCCTGGATACTGATAACAGTGGGACAATTACTCTTGATGAACTAAGGGCTGGCTTACCAAAGCTTGGGACCAAAATTACTGAATCAGAAATAAGACAGTTAATGGAGGCG GCTGATGTTGATGGAAATGGGACCATTGATTATGTTGAATTCATATCGGCAACAATGCACATGAATAGACTAGAGAAGGAAGACCACATATTTAAAGCATTTGAATACTTTGACAAGGACCACAGCGG GTACATAACAGTTGATGAGTTGGAGGAAGCTCTGAAGAAGTATGATATGGGTGATGAGGCAACAATTAAAGATATCATTGCTGAAGTGGATACAGATCAT GATGGGAAAATTAACTACCAGGAGTTTGTTGCGATGATGAAGAACAACAGTCCAGAGATTGTTCCAAATCGACGCCGCCTATTTTAA